The window TCACCTATTCCGGCACCGTTGCCGGGGCGATAGAGGGGACCCTACAGGGCATCCGCTCGATGGCGCTGAGCCAAGCCTATTCCCACGCGATCGGGGCGACGGTGCCCTGGGACGTGGTCGAGACGAACGCGCCGGCGCTGATTCGCAGGTTGATGCAGGTCGACCTGCCGGGCGGAACCTTGATCAATCTGAACTTCCCCAATTGTGCGGCCGATGCGGTAGCCGGCGTGGAGGTCACGTCCCAGGGCAAGCTCGAGATCGGGCTCACCATAGACGAGCGGATGGACGGCCGCGGATTTCCGTACTTCTGGCTGCGATTCGGCGAGCGCTCCGGTGATTTTCGCTCCGGCACCGATATTCGGGCGTTGCGTGACAACCGGATTTCCGTGACACCGCTGAAACTGGACATGACCGACTACACGGTTCAGGAGCGCATTGCCCGCGCCTTGCTGGAAGGGACTGCCGCTTGAGCGGGCGCGTGACGCAGCAGGAGGGGCTGGCAGCGATGGCGCTCCGCCTTCGCGCAGCCGGCGTTGTGAATAACGATCTGCTGAGGGCCGTGGAGCAGACGCCGCGCGGCCTGTTCTGTCCGGCGCCCTATCAGGAGGACGTCTATTCCCGGCGGCTGATACCGCTCGATTGCGGTTCCTTCATGGAGGGATGCGACTTTGCGGTTCGGCTGATCCATTGCCTGAACGTCAAGCCGGGGCAGCGCGTGCTTGAGGTAGGCACTGGCAGCGGCTTCACCGCCGCCGTCATCGGGCGAATCGCAGAGCGGGTGCTGACGATCGACCGCTACCAGACTCTGGTGGGGACTGCACAGAAGAATCTGGAGAAAGCCGGTGTCCGCAACGTCGTCGCGAGACATGCGGACGGCAGCGTCGGGGCGCCGGGCGAGGGCACTTTCGACCGCATTCTCATTACCGCCGCATTCGACAGCCTGCCGCGCATGTATTCCGATCATCTGGTATCCGGCGGCACCTTGCTGGTTCCGGTCATGATGAGCGAAACGCGGTGCCGCATTGTTCGCGTCACCCGGACGGGCAGCCGCTTCGACCGGGAAGACCTGTTTGAAGCGCCTTACCTCCCGATCGTCCCGCAACTGGCATCCTTCCTTTGACGAAGCGGCGATGGCCGGTGTCGTCGCCGGACGTGATTCGCACCGGTCGGTTCGAAGTCCGGCTGCCGCTTCAGCCACACGGAAGGATTGTTTCAGATCAAGCGGTTAACTCTTTGTTAACCCGTCTCCAGCTTCGCGCAAGCTTGTCACCATAGCCCGGAAGGGCACGATGGTCATGGCGCATTTGAGCCGTGGTTCTGCGTTGTTCGTTTGGATCGTGCGATGGACGGAGACGGCAGATGCAGATTGCGAACAGGTTGACGACGGCTGCGACGGGCGATGGTTTGAACAATCTCGCCGGGCGATCGGCGAGCCAGGTCGGGACCACCGTCAAGGAAGACGCGAGCGCACAAGAGGCGCAGGCTGGTTTTTTCGATCCGACGCCGCGCATTTCGCTCTCGGTCGATGCACTGCTTTATCTCAGCCGCACCAGAAAGACGCCCGAAAAGGCGCCGCCCCTGACCGCGGACGAGTGGAACAACCGGCTCTCTCCACAGCTTGCGGCGCGGGAGCACCAGGCTTTCGGGAAGTTCGCCGATAGCGGAGACTATAGGGCCTATTACCGCGCCTTCGTCGAGTACTACGACAATCTCCGGTCGGAAGATCAAAATAGCCTTCGCTATTTCGGCACGCGCGAAGCGGCGGTCGCGGGGTTGCGGTCGCTTGAATACGATGCCGAGAGCGGCCTCGATGGCGATGCAAATTTCAAGAGGATCGTCAGCGTGTTTCTGGATGAGGACAAGACCATTTCTTCGTCCGCTTCGATCGATCCAGCGCCGGACGAAGAGCCATTTTTTGGTTGGGACGCGTCCAATATCAGCTACGAGGCGGAAGCGCCGGAATCGCGATCGCTTTCGGAAATCGAGCGCCTCTATTCGGAACTCCTATAGGGCCGATCAACCCTACACGCCGCGCGCGCCGGGGCGGCATCATGGTTATCACTTCGTCAAATGAATGCCGCCCTTAACCGGGCGGTAACTCTAATGCGCTTTAATCATTCCACAGCGAGTTGCGTTCGGAGTGGGTAAGCGTCATGCGTCAATTTTTATCTCCCGGTGCAGGGAAGTCCTTGATCCGCCTGTGTGCGGCAGCCTTGCTGGCAAGTGTCGCCGCCGGTTGCAGTTCCGGCGTAAGCCGCTTCGACGGGCTCTTTTCAAGCTCCGACGCCCTGACGACGGGGTCGATTCCGGGCAATGCGACTCCTGTTCCGAGGAGTGACATATCGGGCGGTCAGAGTGTCGCCCTCGGTCAGGCGTATCCGGATGCCGGCGGGGGTGTGCCATACGGTCAGGTGAATGACGCAGCGGCGCCGGTGTCGAGTGCGCGCGCAGCCTCGACGCCGATGAATGTCCAGCGTACGGCCCTGGCCGAGCCGGCTCCGGTCATTCCGCGCCAGGCGCCGGAGGCCCCCCGGCAGCCGCAGCCCACTCTCGCAAAAGCCGAGCCGCTACCGACCGCCAAGGAGCGATCAAGCAAGGGCGGTTGGAGCACGGAGAACGCACCGACGGTCATGGTGCGCCCGGGCGACTCCGTTCCCGTGCTGGCGCGCCGCTTCGGTGTGCCGGAAAAGGAGATCCTCAAGGCCAATGGCTTGAACTCCGCGGGGCAGGTAGAGCCGGGTCAGCGCCTCGTCATCCCGAGCTTCGGTGGCGGAAGCAGCGCCGCCAAGGCAGCAGCGTCGAGTTCAATTGCCGACATCGATGGGGGCAGGAAGCAGCCATTGCCGCTGCCGGCCGGCCAGCGTGAAGTTGCGATCCTGCCCGGGCAATCGCAACTGCGCGAGAAGGGGGAGGACCGCGCCGAAGTCGCGAGCGGCAAAGTCAATACTGCCGGCGAAGGCGGTGGCGCTGGCCTCTATACCGTCAAGGCGGGCGACTCGCTCAACCGGATCGCCAAGACAAACGGCGTAT is drawn from Sinorhizobium sojae CCBAU 05684 and contains these coding sequences:
- the surE gene encoding 5'/3'-nucleotidase SurE, translated to MRILLTNDDGIHAEGLSVLERIAQTISDDVWVVAPEVDQSGLAHSLTLSEPLRLRQVSDRRFALRGTPTDCVIMASRKILDRKPDLVLSGVNVGANLADDVTYSGTVAGAIEGTLQGIRSMALSQAYSHAIGATVPWDVVETNAPALIRRLMQVDLPGGTLINLNFPNCAADAVAGVEVTSQGKLEIGLTIDERMDGRGFPYFWLRFGERSGDFRSGTDIRALRDNRISVTPLKLDMTDYTVQERIARALLEGTAA
- a CDS encoding protein-L-isoaspartate(D-aspartate) O-methyltransferase, producing MSGRVTQQEGLAAMALRLRAAGVVNNDLLRAVEQTPRGLFCPAPYQEDVYSRRLIPLDCGSFMEGCDFAVRLIHCLNVKPGQRVLEVGTGSGFTAAVIGRIAERVLTIDRYQTLVGTAQKNLEKAGVRNVVARHADGSVGAPGEGTFDRILITAAFDSLPRMYSDHLVSGGTLLVPVMMSETRCRIVRVTRTGSRFDREDLFEAPYLPIVPQLASFL
- a CDS encoding peptidoglycan DD-metalloendopeptidase family protein, giving the protein MRQFLSPGAGKSLIRLCAAALLASVAAGCSSGVSRFDGLFSSSDALTTGSIPGNATPVPRSDISGGQSVALGQAYPDAGGGVPYGQVNDAAAPVSSARAASTPMNVQRTALAEPAPVIPRQAPEAPRQPQPTLAKAEPLPTAKERSSKGGWSTENAPTVMVRPGDSVPVLARRFGVPEKEILKANGLNSAGQVEPGQRLVIPSFGGGSSAAKAAASSSIADIDGGRKQPLPLPAGQREVAILPGQSQLREKGEDRAEVASGKVNTAGEGGGAGLYTVKAGDSLNRIAKTNGVSVAALKQANGLTTESIRIGQKLKLPGRAVASDATASVPSRKAETKVASLEQSKPTEYKPPVAKESVSEAAAKSDIDAVSPKSTGIGKYRWPVRGAVVAGYGANVDGNRNDGINISVPEGTPIKAAENGVVIYSGSSLKELGNAVLVRHDDGTVTVYGNASELKVQRGQKVQRGQTLASSGMTGRATRPQVHFEVRKNATPVNPATYLE